The Candidatus Methylomirabilis sp. genome has a segment encoding these proteins:
- a CDS encoding type II toxin-antitoxin system PemK/MazF family toxin — translation MAVHSRGDVVLVGFVFAEESGKKFRPAVVISSPAYHRGRQEVVVVAITSNVKRRLFGDHLITDWKGAGLLFPSVATGILRTIKRAMIGRNLGSLANADLEGC, via the coding sequence ATGGCCGTCCATAGCCGCGGCGATGTGGTGCTGGTTGGGTTCGTGTTCGCGGAGGAATCAGGGAAGAAGTTCCGCCCGGCTGTCGTCATCAGTTCCCCCGCTTACCACCGCGGCCGGCAGGAAGTGGTCGTGGTAGCCATTACCAGCAATGTGAAGCGGCGCCTCTTCGGCGACCATCTGATCACGGACTGGAAGGGGGCTGGACTCCTATTTCCTTCCGTAGCAACCGGGATTCTTCGAACCATCAAGCGAGCTATGATCGGCCGCAACCTCGGCTCGTTGGCGAATGCCGACTTGGAGGGCTGTTGA